The following proteins are encoded in a genomic region of Chryseobacterium cucumeris:
- a CDS encoding bacteriocin-like protein, with translation MKNLKKLDRNELKAISGNGLLDPIGGLLGGLGGVVGGVVGGVGTIVGGVVTGVGSTVGGVVGGVSTVVTNALCQTQCVVNGVIHIKLLECGSTC, from the coding sequence ATGAAAAACTTAAAAAAATTGGACAGAAACGAATTAAAAGCTATTTCAGGTAACGGATTACTAGATCCAATCGGCGGACTTCTAGGTGGACTAGGAGGAGTAGTTGGTGGAGTAGTAGGCGGTGTAGGTACTATCGTTGGTGGCGTAGTTACAGGCGTAGGATCTACAGTAGGTGGAGTAGTTGGCGGTGTAAGCACTGTTGTAACTAACGCTTTATGCCAGACACAATGTGTTGTTAATGGTGTAATCCACATCAAATTACTTGAGTGCGGATCAACTTGCTAG
- a CDS encoding YaiO family outer membrane beta-barrel protein, which translates to MKRYPTFLLALLFPITMYSQQNLTADELFVKARTTAFEQKDYTTSIALAKEALAKAPNYTDISVFLGRLYTWNKDIEAARAVFEDLGKREVQDEDYFLAYASLEYWNDQNTKAIEIIDKGLSYHSKSEALLLLKAKVYFGMDNYEEADKAVTTLLSINPKNTEARALAVRIKDLSSKNAIGIIYNYSHFDKQFDHDWHIVGVSYKRITSIGSVILRGNYANKFAQGGTQIELEAYPRLSKMFYLYVGGGYSDDVGLFPKYRTGVSLNANLPHSFEAELGYRQLHFSNNIWMYTAAVGKYYKNFWFNLRTYITPDNKNISHSYTGTVRYYTKGAQDYVAFQIGTGISPEEYRNNLLENETFKLKTFKIGAEYNFSYRSVNLFSLGTMYYNQEFRPGEKGNQFDITLGYTRKF; encoded by the coding sequence ATGAAAAGATATCCGACCTTTTTATTAGCATTACTTTTTCCCATTACCATGTATAGCCAGCAGAATCTTACTGCTGATGAACTGTTTGTTAAAGCCCGCACCACCGCTTTTGAACAGAAAGATTATACTACATCTATTGCCCTGGCAAAAGAGGCGTTGGCAAAAGCTCCCAATTATACCGATATTTCTGTTTTTTTGGGAAGGTTATATACCTGGAATAAAGATATTGAAGCGGCAAGAGCTGTGTTTGAAGATCTCGGAAAAAGAGAGGTTCAGGATGAAGATTATTTTCTGGCGTATGCTTCATTGGAATACTGGAATGATCAGAATACAAAGGCAATTGAAATTATAGATAAAGGACTTTCTTATCATTCAAAATCTGAGGCATTACTGCTGCTAAAGGCAAAAGTATATTTTGGAATGGATAATTATGAAGAAGCTGACAAAGCGGTAACCACTCTATTATCTATTAATCCCAAAAATACAGAAGCGAGGGCTCTTGCAGTAAGAATCAAGGATCTGTCTTCTAAAAATGCTATTGGAATTATTTACAACTATTCCCATTTTGACAAGCAGTTTGATCATGACTGGCATATTGTGGGAGTAAGTTACAAAAGAATTACATCTATTGGTTCTGTAATCCTTCGTGGCAATTATGCCAATAAGTTTGCACAAGGCGGAACACAGATTGAGCTGGAAGCGTATCCAAGACTTTCCAAAATGTTCTATTTGTATGTTGGCGGAGGATATTCTGATGATGTAGGTCTGTTTCCGAAATACCGTACCGGAGTTTCCCTGAATGCCAATCTTCCTCATAGTTTTGAGGCAGAGCTGGGTTACCGTCAGCTTCATTTCAGCAACAATATCTGGATGTATACTGCGGCTGTAGGAAAATATTATAAAAATTTCTGGTTCAACCTTCGTACTTATATTACACCTGACAATAAAAATATTTCACATTCTTATACCGGAACGGTGAGATATTACACAAAAGGCGCTCAGGATTATGTTGCCTTTCAGATCGGAACCGGGATAAGCCCGGAAGAATACCGAAATAACCTTCTGGAAAATGAAACCTTTAAGCTTAAAACCTTTAAAATAGGTGCTGAGTATAATTTCTCTTACCGTTCTGTCAATCTTTTTTCTTTAGGAACCATGTATTATAACCAGGAATTCCGTCCTGGTGAGAAAGGAAATCAGTTTGACATTACTTTAGGCTACACCCGGAAGTTTTAA
- a CDS encoding TonB-dependent receptor, giving the protein MKRTFYFLAGSSLICSSSLLKAQKIIPEKRTVKDIESIQVQGKTNYNAANISRKKLDFIQSNTLGETLSKIPGIQNSGYGPNSGAPVIRSLSGNRVKILENGMAVNDLSGISPDFNTDIEMNSVQNITVYKNSASVLYGGKAIGGAVDIETDYIARQLPEKKINFKGLLEGGSNSGQKQAFSARGIIAKNWVWTVGASNQKQEIVRIPGKSKDGRCYDPELVGFNSILQSLCQINVDSRRVLNKSLFPYISQFAKDHMIEYELSEDDLYTFSSTYYNPADGKYHPNPKNDLYVPGQDAVKDRYKSEVNGIKDYVETKDGEIPNSHSESNSFYVGTSYIGKSLYAGGAYQNSYSYFGVPGYAIPKIPKHSHGKPQPKIEYSPINIRSLSHKAMFESGYKFTHSPISSIKLNYMGVFSKNAELLDRYRANQFTVNQHNGRLEINQQKLQFLTGTTGLEIQYRDMEGTGGQRYLPNNISREIGIFTMQHLDFNFLQLDLGYRNDHVQRRAEADNKYVRSRGLSGGKLSDRDFTLHQFHSSAQWTLFKKGYLKVQYNHSERAPEVNELYSGNNHFAILTEENGDDTLDKETANTVEIGTGVNLKNLRVSASWYHTSYKNYIYLAHTGISREVFLVKEWRSDDTEINGIEAEAAYKADLGKAGKWEIGGYYDLVRNISVADSSIRKWSDGDYMPNMPTSRFGFNLEGTLQNFSVNLSLDHYLQQKYLGKNINPELPMPAFSLLNARFSYKDSSLGLGDLEYYIIGNNLLNAESRLQNSQLKFLSPLPGINISVGVKITI; this is encoded by the coding sequence ATGAAAAGGACCTTTTATTTTTTGGCAGGCAGCTCACTTATTTGTTCGTCATCACTTCTGAAAGCGCAGAAAATTATCCCCGAAAAAAGAACGGTAAAAGACATAGAGTCCATTCAGGTACAGGGAAAAACAAATTATAACGCTGCCAATATTTCAAGAAAAAAACTGGATTTCATTCAATCCAATACACTGGGAGAAACATTGAGTAAAATTCCCGGAATTCAAAATTCGGGATATGGACCGAATTCCGGAGCTCCCGTTATCAGAAGCTTAAGCGGAAACCGGGTAAAAATATTGGAAAACGGAATGGCAGTGAATGATCTTTCGGGAATAAGCCCGGATTTTAATACGGATATCGAAATGAACAGTGTTCAGAATATCACTGTTTACAAAAATTCTGCATCGGTTTTGTATGGTGGAAAAGCTATTGGAGGAGCTGTAGATATTGAAACAGATTATATTGCCAGACAGCTTCCGGAAAAAAAGATAAATTTCAAAGGACTCCTAGAGGGAGGCAGTAATAGTGGTCAGAAACAGGCTTTTTCAGCCAGAGGAATTATTGCTAAAAACTGGGTCTGGACGGTTGGAGCATCCAATCAGAAGCAGGAAATAGTCAGAATTCCGGGAAAATCAAAAGACGGTAGATGTTATGATCCTGAGCTTGTAGGTTTCAACAGTATTTTACAGTCACTTTGCCAGATCAATGTAGATTCCAGACGTGTCCTGAACAAGAGCCTTTTTCCTTATATCAGCCAGTTTGCCAAAGATCATATGATAGAGTATGAGCTTTCGGAAGATGATCTGTATACATTCAGTTCCACGTATTACAATCCTGCTGACGGTAAATATCATCCCAACCCGAAAAACGATTTGTATGTTCCTGGTCAGGATGCCGTGAAAGACCGATATAAAAGTGAAGTAAACGGAATCAAAGATTATGTGGAAACAAAAGATGGTGAGATCCCCAACAGTCATTCGGAAAGCAATTCATTTTATGTAGGCACCAGTTATATCGGAAAATCATTGTATGCAGGAGGCGCGTATCAGAATTCTTACTCCTATTTTGGGGTTCCGGGATATGCAATCCCTAAAATCCCCAAACATAGCCATGGAAAACCACAACCCAAAATAGAATATAGTCCCATCAACATCAGAAGCCTATCTCATAAAGCCATGTTTGAATCCGGTTACAAGTTTACCCATTCTCCGATTTCAAGCATCAAACTGAATTATATGGGGGTATTTTCAAAAAATGCTGAACTTCTGGATCGGTACCGTGCCAATCAGTTTACTGTAAATCAACACAATGGACGCCTGGAAATCAACCAGCAGAAATTACAATTTCTTACCGGAACTACGGGGCTTGAAATACAATACAGAGATATGGAAGGCACCGGAGGCCAGAGATACTTACCCAATAATATAAGCCGTGAAATTGGAATCTTTACCATGCAGCACCTTGATTTTAATTTTCTTCAACTGGATCTTGGGTACAGAAACGATCATGTACAACGCAGGGCAGAAGCAGATAACAAGTATGTCAGAAGCCGCGGACTTTCCGGAGGAAAACTCAGTGACAGAGATTTCACTCTTCATCAGTTCCATAGTTCCGCTCAATGGACTCTCTTTAAAAAAGGGTATCTGAAAGTACAATACAATCACTCGGAAAGGGCACCGGAGGTGAATGAGCTTTATTCAGGAAACAATCATTTTGCGATCCTGACAGAAGAAAATGGTGATGATACACTGGATAAGGAAACAGCCAATACCGTTGAAATCGGGACCGGAGTTAATCTGAAGAACCTGCGGGTATCTGCCAGCTGGTATCATACTTCTTATAAAAACTATATTTATCTTGCCCACACCGGAATTTCCAGAGAAGTTTTTCTGGTAAAAGAATGGCGCTCCGATGATACGGAAATCAATGGAATTGAAGCGGAAGCTGCTTATAAAGCAGATCTCGGAAAAGCAGGAAAGTGGGAGATAGGCGGATATTATGATCTGGTACGAAATATAAGCGTTGCCGACAGCTCCATAAGAAAATGGAGTGATGGCGATTATATGCCCAACATGCCTACCAGCCGTTTCGGATTCAATCTGGAAGGAACACTGCAGAACTTCAGCGTGAATCTCAGCTTAGACCATTACTTACAGCAAAAATATTTAGGTAAAAATATTAATCCTGAACTTCCGATGCCTGCATTTTCACTGCTGAATGCCCGTTTTTCTTATAAGGACAGCAGTCTGGGTTTAGGTGATCTCGAATATTATATCATAGGAAACAATCTGCTGAATGCTGAGTCCCGACTTCAGAACTCTCAGTTAAAATTCCTCAGTCCGCTTCCCGGAATTAATATTTCCGTCGGTGTGAAAATCACCATATAA
- a CDS encoding sulfatase-like hydrolase/transferase — translation MLEFSHIIYEVVIWLFLIYGTAVALIYGWIGIYALGAVLRYKKENTFTDYSIIAANPNAPVFSVIAPAYNEGMTIVENVRSLLSLYYHNLEIIIVNDGSKDDSMQKLIEAYELESVAYFIQGKIETNAVRGVYKSKNPAFKKLIVVDKENGGKADALNVGVNISSGDYLVCIDVDCILEQDSILKLAKPMLEQTDKKFIACGGVIRLANNCVIENGKVVSVNMPKSLLGRTQALEYIRAFVLGRMAWSRASGLILISGAFGVFDRKIVLACGGYDKNTVGEDMELVVRMRKYMEEKNEPYEVLTIPDPLCWTEVPESKDILRKQRNRWMRGTMETLWKHRKLMFNPKYKKLGMISLPYWFFFEFLGPLIEFSGYIIFIIFLLLGIINWPFFLILFALVISMGFLYSIYAILVDLVSHQVYTKRKDFLRLIFTAFSEPFYFHPIVVKAGVNGFIDYFKKSHGWGEMTRQGFNQSTQHLPLKERIYAILQAGLKKWGMLALAFFALFLLGITAESLWYKYTFPKFETSAIIGHLFLENILFALQMTFCVGIIYLIINFVKEGWAKILGIITLVIVAVTQYILFLYFSETRNVLGADLLYYSKEEMKQILQASGMLNFKNFALLGILIVGSLIPLWIAGKGALKSIYPGIILLIFGLTAFFIPSNVVGAKILSSESEFNQNAAKSKWAYFFKSNKDNFISDHPELTELLSDNEDFTANAEMIDKNYPFWRKENTPDFLGSYFNRSEKVPNLVFLVMEGFGHAYTSPKGYIGNFTPYLDSLSHKGLYWENSLSSAGRTFGALPSLTGSLPFGKNGFLEIEKTPENFNLYNILKANGFETGFYYGGHASFDRYREFLEYSGVDHIIDQASFSSPYRKLPANNGGSWGYEDQAVLSKMQQQQKPQNQPYFNMILTLSTHNPFLINNKDYYEKLYNQRLNSGILTPEQKKWASAHKNQLISVLNADDAMKDFFENYSKRPDFKNTIFIITGDHSMPEITLQSKIDRFHVPLLIYSPLLKESKRFYKTVSHFDIAPSILAYYRNNYQIKTPSTVTWVGRGFSADSEISKAGIPMMQSKNQLIDFVSEKYYIHDGQLFTLKNMEEDNSNDAASLNKINTRFNQYKSMNARFYSTKKLMPDSVMVNFKKKTRSKF, via the coding sequence ATGTTAGAATTCTCACACATCATCTATGAAGTTGTTATCTGGCTGTTTCTGATTTACGGAACAGCAGTAGCCCTTATCTATGGCTGGATAGGAATTTATGCGCTTGGCGCTGTATTACGTTATAAAAAAGAAAATACATTTACAGACTACAGCATTATTGCGGCCAATCCCAATGCTCCGGTATTCAGCGTTATAGCTCCGGCATATAATGAAGGAATGACCATTGTAGAAAATGTACGTTCACTGTTATCCCTTTACTATCATAATCTGGAAATTATCATTGTAAATGACGGAAGTAAAGATGATTCCATGCAAAAGCTGATTGAGGCTTACGAACTTGAGTCTGTAGCTTATTTTATTCAGGGAAAAATTGAAACCAATGCGGTAAGAGGAGTTTATAAAAGTAAAAATCCGGCCTTCAAAAAACTGATTGTTGTTGATAAAGAAAACGGAGGAAAAGCCGATGCCTTAAATGTTGGAGTCAATATTTCTTCCGGAGACTATCTGGTCTGTATTGATGTTGACTGTATTCTCGAGCAGGATTCGATTTTAAAACTCGCAAAACCAATGCTGGAGCAGACTGATAAAAAGTTTATTGCCTGCGGTGGAGTGATTCGTCTGGCCAACAACTGTGTCATTGAAAACGGAAAAGTAGTAAGTGTCAATATGCCCAAATCTCTTTTGGGAAGAACACAGGCATTGGAATATATCCGGGCTTTTGTACTGGGACGTATGGCATGGTCCAGAGCATCAGGACTGATCCTGATCTCCGGGGCTTTTGGAGTCTTTGACCGGAAAATTGTACTGGCCTGCGGCGGCTATGATAAAAACACAGTGGGAGAAGACATGGAGCTGGTGGTAAGAATGAGAAAGTACATGGAGGAAAAAAACGAGCCTTACGAAGTACTTACCATTCCGGATCCGCTATGCTGGACAGAAGTTCCGGAATCTAAAGATATTCTCAGAAAACAACGAAACCGATGGATGCGCGGAACCATGGAAACTCTGTGGAAACACAGAAAACTCATGTTCAATCCGAAATATAAAAAATTAGGAATGATCAGTCTTCCTTACTGGTTCTTCTTTGAATTTCTGGGGCCGCTCATCGAATTTTCAGGGTATATTATCTTTATCATCTTTTTATTGCTTGGGATTATCAACTGGCCCTTCTTTCTGATCTTGTTTGCCCTCGTCATCTCAATGGGATTCCTCTATTCCATCTATGCGATATTGGTGGATCTTGTCAGCCATCAGGTTTATACCAAAAGGAAAGACTTCCTTAGACTAATTTTTACCGCTTTTTCCGAACCTTTTTATTTTCATCCTATTGTCGTAAAAGCAGGCGTTAACGGATTTATAGATTATTTCAAAAAATCCCATGGCTGGGGCGAAATGACAAGACAGGGCTTCAACCAAAGCACACAGCATTTACCGCTGAAAGAAAGGATATATGCCATTCTTCAGGCAGGACTTAAAAAATGGGGAATGCTGGCATTGGCTTTCTTTGCCTTATTTTTATTAGGAATAACCGCAGAATCACTGTGGTACAAATATACTTTTCCAAAATTTGAAACATCAGCCATTATTGGTCATCTTTTCTTAGAAAACATTTTATTTGCGCTTCAAATGACATTCTGTGTCGGAATTATATATCTGATTATTAATTTTGTTAAAGAAGGATGGGCAAAAATTCTGGGAATAATCACCCTGGTTATTGTAGCAGTTACTCAATATATTTTGTTCCTGTATTTTTCTGAAACCCGAAATGTTTTGGGTGCCGACCTTTTATACTACAGCAAAGAAGAGATGAAGCAGATTTTGCAGGCAAGCGGAATGCTGAACTTCAAAAACTTTGCATTGCTGGGAATTTTAATCGTGGGATCCTTGATTCCTTTGTGGATTGCAGGAAAAGGAGCTTTAAAATCAATCTATCCGGGAATAATACTATTGATTTTCGGGTTAACAGCATTTTTTATTCCTTCCAATGTAGTGGGAGCAAAGATTTTGAGTTCCGAAAGTGAGTTTAATCAAAATGCAGCAAAAAGTAAATGGGCTTATTTTTTTAAATCCAATAAAGACAATTTTATCAGCGACCATCCGGAACTCACTGAATTGCTGAGTGATAATGAAGATTTTACTGCCAATGCAGAAATGATTGATAAAAACTATCCGTTCTGGAGAAAAGAAAACACACCGGATTTTTTAGGTTCTTACTTTAATCGATCTGAGAAAGTTCCCAATCTTGTTTTTCTTGTGATGGAAGGTTTCGGACATGCGTATACTTCCCCAAAAGGATATATCGGAAACTTCACTCCTTATCTTGATTCACTGTCCCATAAAGGATTGTATTGGGAAAACAGTTTAAGCTCAGCAGGAAGAACATTCGGAGCATTACCGTCATTAACAGGATCTCTTCCTTTCGGAAAGAACGGCTTTCTTGAAATAGAAAAAACACCGGAGAATTTCAATCTTTATAATATCCTTAAAGCAAACGGTTTTGAAACAGGATTTTATTACGGAGGTCATGCATCATTTGACCGCTACCGTGAGTTTCTGGAATACAGCGGAGTAGATCATATTATTGACCAGGCTTCCTTCAGCAGTCCTTACCGTAAACTTCCTGCCAACAACGGGGGGAGCTGGGGATATGAAGATCAGGCTGTTTTAAGTAAAATGCAACAGCAGCAGAAACCACAGAATCAACCGTATTTCAATATGATACTTACGCTTTCAACCCATAATCCTTTTTTAATCAACAATAAGGATTATTATGAAAAGCTGTACAATCAAAGGCTTAATTCAGGAATTTTAACTCCTGAACAGAAAAAATGGGCATCTGCCCACAAAAATCAGCTCATTTCGGTATTGAATGCAGATGATGCAATGAAAGATTTCTTTGAAAATTACAGCAAACGACCGGACTTCAAAAACACCATTTTCATCATTACAGGCGATCACAGTATGCCTGAAATTACATTACAGTCTAAAATTGACAGATTCCATGTGCCATTATTAATCTATTCTCCGTTATTAAAAGAATCAAAGCGATTCTATAAAACGGTAAGTCATTTTGATATTGCGCCTTCGATTCTGGCGTACTACAGAAATAATTATCAAATCAAAACACCTTCTACCGTTACATGGGTAGGACGTGGCTTTTCAGCAGATTCTGAAATCAGCAAGGCCGGAATCCCTATGATGCAAAGTAAAAACCAGCTTATCGATTTTGTTTCTGAGAAATATTATATCCATGACGGGCAGCTTTTCACCCTTAAGAACATGGAGGAAGATAATTCCAATGATGCAGCATCCCTGAACAAGATCAATACCCGGTTCAATCAGTATAAAAGCATGAATGCCCGGTTTTATTCCACAAAGAAACTGATGCCGGATTCGGTAATGGTTAATTTTAAGAAAAAAACAAGGTCAAAGTTTTAA
- a CDS encoding response regulator transcription factor has product MLILIAEDDELILKTIEHKLLKEGHEVILTRNGKDAIETLKTREVDLAITDIMMPFASGIEILSAIKTMGKQIPVIMLSSMGQEEVVLNAFDLGAADFIVKPFSPNELILRIKRFSSK; this is encoded by the coding sequence ATGCTGATTCTAATCGCCGAAGACGACGAACTGATTCTAAAAACGATTGAACACAAATTATTAAAAGAAGGGCACGAAGTGATCCTGACCCGAAACGGGAAAGACGCTATTGAAACCCTTAAAACGAGAGAGGTAGATCTGGCTATCACTGATATTATGATGCCTTTTGCCTCCGGAATTGAAATACTTTCTGCCATTAAAACCATGGGCAAGCAGATACCGGTAATCATGCTTTCCAGTATGGGGCAGGAGGAAGTAGTATTGAATGCATTCGATTTGGGCGCAGCCGATTTTATTGTAAAGCCATTCAGTCCCAATGAATTGATATTAAGAATAAAAAGATTTTCTTCAAAATAA
- the xth gene encoding exodeoxyribonuclease III translates to MKIATYNVNGINGRLPVLLKWLKEASPDIVCLQELKTPQERFPIQEINKAGYKAIWKGQKSWNGVAILAKNKEITEVQRSLPGNAEDVQSRYIEAIIDQMVICCLYLPNGNPYPGPKFDYKLSWLKRFKRRTNQLIKMELPAILIGDFNIIPEPVDVYKPERWENDALYRTEVRKAFKELQKKGWLDSLRSLYPDEKIYTFWDYLYKAYDRNAGMRLDHILLSPYLQPRLASGGVDTHVRGWEKSSDHAPVWIELSDHP, encoded by the coding sequence ATGAAAATAGCAACCTATAATGTTAACGGAATCAATGGCCGGCTTCCTGTTTTACTGAAGTGGCTGAAGGAAGCTTCACCAGACATCGTCTGCCTTCAGGAGCTAAAGACCCCACAGGAACGTTTCCCTATACAGGAAATCAATAAAGCAGGATATAAGGCGATATGGAAAGGGCAGAAAAGCTGGAACGGAGTAGCCATATTGGCCAAAAATAAAGAAATAACTGAAGTACAAAGATCTTTGCCAGGTAACGCAGAAGATGTTCAAAGCCGATATATAGAAGCGATTATAGATCAAATGGTCATCTGCTGCCTGTATCTTCCCAATGGAAATCCTTATCCGGGACCTAAATTTGATTATAAATTGTCTTGGCTGAAACGTTTTAAGAGACGAACCAACCAGCTTATCAAAATGGAACTTCCCGCCATCCTTATCGGCGATTTCAATATTATTCCGGAACCTGTTGATGTTTATAAACCTGAGCGCTGGGAAAATGATGCCTTATACAGAACAGAAGTAAGAAAAGCATTTAAAGAACTCCAGAAAAAAGGCTGGCTGGATTCTCTGCGAAGTCTTTATCCTGATGAGAAAATCTATACATTCTGGGATTATTTATACAAAGCCTACGACCGCAATGCAGGAATGAGGCTTGATCATATTTTATTAAGTCCTTATCTACAGCCCAGACTGGCTTCCGGTGGAGTAGACACACATGTACGGGGTTGGGAAAAAAGCAGCGATCACGCTCCGGTTTGGATTGAACTTTCGGATCATCCCTGA
- a CDS encoding XRE family transcriptional regulator: MSVFSNNIRFLRARRKLSQQNVADELMISRVRYSKYENGISEPPIELLVKISKYFHVSIDLMLSVDIEKHPIDEMLKLPDNRIVLPVAVDTHGNDTIEIIPQKASMGYLEGYSDIEYIESLQRIALPFLTNGKYRAFPADGDSMPPFRSGSYIVGKYVEGINELKQGKTYVFVTLNDGITYKRFKERKENAICVSADNSFYEPYDIPFEEVVEIWQYASGIFPEDFEPGDYESYNFKEMFRELRQDIRDLDKKVSGRRRKQS; encoded by the coding sequence ATGTCAGTTTTTTCAAATAATATACGCTTTTTAAGAGCCAGGAGAAAGCTCTCCCAGCAAAATGTAGCCGATGAACTCATGATTTCAAGAGTCCGGTATTCAAAATATGAAAACGGAATTTCGGAGCCTCCTATCGAACTGCTTGTAAAAATTTCAAAATATTTCCATGTGAGTATTGACCTTATGCTTTCAGTAGATATTGAGAAGCATCCGATAGATGAAATGTTAAAGCTTCCGGATAACAGAATCGTTCTTCCGGTTGCAGTGGATACTCATGGAAATGATACCATAGAAATTATTCCTCAGAAGGCATCAATGGGATATCTGGAAGGTTATAGCGATATAGAATACATCGAAAGTCTTCAGCGTATTGCTCTTCCTTTTCTTACCAATGGTAAATACAGGGCTTTTCCTGCGGATGGTGATTCTATGCCTCCTTTCAGAAGCGGATCTTATATTGTAGGAAAATATGTAGAAGGAATCAATGAACTGAAACAGGGTAAAACCTATGTTTTTGTTACTTTAAATGACGGAATTACCTACAAACGTTTTAAAGAAAGAAAGGAAAATGCAATTTGTGTAAGTGCTGATAATTCATTTTATGAGCCTTATGATATCCCTTTTGAAGAAGTAGTGGAAATCTGGCAATATGCTTCAGGAATTTTCCCGGAAGATTTCGAGCCGGGTGATTATGAGAGCTACAACTTTAAAGAGATGTTCCGTGAACTGAGACAGGATATCAGGGATCTTGACAAAAAGGTTTCAGGCCGCCGCCGCAAACAATCTTAA
- a CDS encoding HEAT repeat domain-containing protein, protein MFLTTSVHFLFLVFLGMLSLVLLLIIVVLIYSFYQYRESIRTFRWSEVINKKISEVIVYGEEELAADTNFLTASGTPSFRNLFLQKLAESEKKFSGAAQNKLKDLFHEYGLQEEALKKLNQKKEHIIAGGIQELTAMHVQEALPKISTFLTHPSAQVYQEAQYAMVNFKGFEGLHFLNSISSKISEWQQLRLLISVTHIPENSRDSIKSWMESSNESVVIFTLKLLRKFQILSLYPTVTDLLNHPSADVRIQAVQTLLSLENSSTIADLMEIYPHQPAEVQKEILKVMKKSKDQYSTDFLKDQLLENPDSGIKVYAAEALCALEKQELLKEISQKETSPEELIQIIKYALQEKAC, encoded by the coding sequence ATGTTTCTCACCACTTCTGTGCATTTTCTTTTTCTTGTTTTCCTGGGAATGCTATCTTTAGTACTTTTATTGATCATCGTTGTACTGATATACAGCTTTTATCAGTACAGAGAATCTATCCGGACTTTCAGATGGTCTGAAGTGATCAATAAAAAGATCTCAGAAGTGATTGTATATGGTGAAGAAGAATTGGCTGCAGACACTAATTTTTTAACAGCATCTGGTACTCCTTCATTCAGAAATCTGTTTCTTCAGAAACTGGCAGAATCCGAGAAAAAATTTTCCGGAGCAGCACAGAATAAACTTAAAGATTTATTTCATGAATATGGCCTTCAGGAAGAAGCATTGAAAAAACTCAATCAAAAGAAGGAACATATTATTGCAGGAGGAATACAGGAACTTACCGCCATGCACGTACAGGAAGCATTGCCAAAAATTTCTACATTTTTAACCCATCCTTCAGCTCAGGTGTATCAGGAGGCGCAATATGCAATGGTTAACTTTAAAGGATTCGAAGGTCTTCATTTCCTGAACAGCATTTCCTCCAAAATATCAGAATGGCAGCAGCTTCGTCTGCTTATTTCCGTAACACATATTCCGGAGAATTCCCGAGACAGCATTAAAAGCTGGATGGAAAGCTCTAATGAATCCGTAGTTATTTTTACCCTTAAACTCTTAAGAAAATTTCAGATATTATCACTTTATCCAACAGTGACTGATTTGTTGAATCATCCATCTGCTGATGTACGGATTCAGGCGGTGCAAACTTTATTATCGCTGGAAAATTCTTCAACAATCGCTGATCTTATGGAAATCTATCCCCATCAGCCAGCTGAAGTACAGAAAGAGATTCTCAAAGTCATGAAAAAGTCAAAAGACCAATACAGTACGGATTTTCTGAAAGATCAGTTATTGGAAAATCCGGATTCAGGGATAAAAGTATATGCAGCAGAAGCTTTATGTGCATTGGAGAAACAGGAATTACTTAAAGAGATATCCCAAAAGGAAACCTCTCCTGAAGAATTAATTCAAATTATTAAATACGCATTACAGGAAAAAGCATGTTAG